The window CGGCCTCAAACGTTACGATTTCCTCGGCATCCTGATGACCCGGATCGACAGGCCGATCCATATCGAAGTCAGCCGCCCCGGCGACCGGGTCAAAGGCAATGCCAAACTGGCCTATCGATATGGCGTCGTTCTCTACGCACCGCCCACAGAGCAGCCGTAACGCTAAAGGCTAAAAGTCCTTCACCCCAGCAGCTTCACCCGGCGGCGCTTCCACGGCTCTGCCAGCATCGACACCGCGCCCAGCGCTTCCAGCCCGGCGCGGTCGGTCTTGTGGTCGCCTGCGATCAAGAGGCCGAACACGCGGGCCACGCTCCAGTCGGGGCATGGGCGCGCGACCAGCGTCATCGGCTCTCCGGCGACCGCCTCGCCCTCCTCGATCACGCGGTAGTACCAGCCGGGGCGGCGCGTGCGGATCATCGCGGCGTTGACCCGCGCGCCGTCGAAGCGGTGGTCGAGCTTCCAGCACGGCTGGCGCCCCTGGCTGACCTCGACCAGCGCGCTGCCCAGCCGCCAGCGATCGCCGATGCAGACCTCGCCTTCGGTGAGCCCCGTGGTGGACACATTCTCCCCGAACGCGCCCGGCATCGCGAGATGGCCGTGATCGCCGATCGCCTCGCGCCAGAAGGCGTAGTGATCGTGGGGATAGTGGTGGATCGCCTTGTCGTGCCCGCCATGGACCGACAGATCGGCCTGCTCGTCACCCTCCAGCCCGAGAAACGTCACGCGCACAGCCCCCGTCACCGGCACCTTGGCGATGGCGCTCGGCTCATCGGCATTGCGGAATGGACGGACCTTGCCGGTCGCCAGCGAAATAAGGGCTACGGGACTCGTCATCGTGCCCCCTTATTCCTACATAGTGCCCACCTGCTCAAGATGCCTGCGGACTGGTCGTTCGCGCTGAACAGATGGTGAGCGCACTAGCTCGGCCTGTCGCATTTCCATTTCGTTCAAGCGCTATTCAGCCCGTTGATTTTACGGCATCATGGAAGAATCGAGGGCCGCGCCCGGCGGAGGCGTTTCATGGGGCTCTTCGGGCTCGTGGAGTGACCGGATTATGAAAAGTGATACCAATTCCCCGCTGGCAAGGCTGAGGCTGTTCGCCGCCGCCATGCTGTTCATGGCCGTGGCCGCCTGCGCTGCGCCCTTCCATGCCGACGTGTCGCGCTTCCGCACCCAGTTGCCGACGCCCGAAGGCCAGACTTTCGCGGTCGTCGCCGACGATCCCAAGCTGGTCGGCGGTCTGGAATTCGCGCAGTACGCCGGTGTCGTGACCGATCACCTGACCAAGCTGGGCTATGCCCCGGTGCAGGACCCCGCCAAGGCGACGATGATCGTGCGCTTCAGCTACGGCGTCGACGATGGCCGTGAGCGCGTGCAGAGCTCGCCTTCGCCCTACTTCGGCCCGTGGTACGGCTATCGCGGCGGCTGGGGGCGCTTCGGTGGCTGGGGCGGCGGCTGGGGTGGCCCGTGGCGCTTTGGCATGTACGACCCGTGGTTTGACGGCGGCGTGCAGTCCTACACCATCTACACCAGCAAGATTTCGCTGAAGATCGACCGTGCCGTTGACGGACAGCGCCTTTTCGAAGGCCATGCCGAGGCGCTTTCGACCTCCAATCGCCTGCAGTATCTGGTCCCGAATCTGGTCGACGCGATGTTTACCGGATTTCCTGGGAACTCTGGGGAGACCGTGCGCATTACGGTGGCGCCAGAGAAAAAGTAACTGACAGGCTCCCCCTGCGAAGCGGGAGACACCGAGGGACGGGTCCGTTGACGAGGCGGGCCCGTCCTTTTTGTTTGCCTGCTCTCTTTTTGAACAGGCGCTCTTTTGGAGCAGACGGTGGCGACCTACATGAAAGGTCATGATACGCCCCTGCCGTGTTGCGGCCACATTGGCCCCGCATGCGGTGAGGCGACATTTCGGGGCAACAGGAGAGCGCCAGTCAGACTGCCCGGAAACGAGCAGGCCCGACGCGGACAGAGCAGATGTACAATTTCATGGCCATCCTCTCGCAGCTCTTCTGGGGCGTGACGATAGGCGCGCTGAGCGCCGCGTTCACCGCCATCGGGCAAGGGCTGGCCGTGGCCTTCGGCATCGGCGGGCTCGGCTGGTGGGGCCTGCGCCACCACCGCAAGGGCCGCCCAAGAGGCGATACGGACAGCACCCGCGACAAGAAGCGCGACTGAACCTTAGCGATCAGCTCGGCTGGGACTGTTACAGGAACGTCACCGGGCCTTGACCGCCACTTCACGCAGGCTATCGGCATCGGCTGGTGGAGCGCCTTCGATTAGGCGCCCCTCAGCGACAGGGGCTTTGCATGACCGACGAAACCAACAATAGCCCGACCAACGACAGCCCGACCGGGCACGACCCCGAGCGCCGCCCCAACCGCGCCGGGTGCCTGATCCTCGCGCTCGGCGGGCTGGTGCTGTTTCTGGTGATCGCGATCCCGATGGCGAGCAAGTTCGCCGGGTAAGAGCGCTTTTCGGCGCTCAGCCGTCCCGGTTCTTCAGTTCCCCAGCGCGACCACGCCGCCGGTCGAGCCGAAGCCGCCCTCGCCGCGATCGGTCGCGTCCAGTTCCTCGACTTCCATCCAGCTGGCCCGGCTGACGGGCGCCAGCACCAGCTGCGCCACGCGGTCGCCGCGCACGATGGCGAAGGGCTCGGCGCCGTGGTTGATGAGGATCACCTTCAGTTCGCCGCGATAGTCCGAATCGATGGTGCCCGGCGCATTGGGCACGCTGATCCCGTGCTTGAGCGCGAGGCCGGAGCGTGGGCGCACCTGGATCTCGAAGCCGTGCGGGATCGCGAAGGCCAGGCCGGTGGCGACCGCATGGCGCGCGCCGGGAGCCAGCGTCACGTCCTCGGCCGAGACCACGTCCATGCCCGCCGCCCCGCTGGTGGCATAGACCGGCAGCGCCAGCCCCTGCCCGTGCTCCAGCACTTTCACGCGCACGGGATATTGTCAGGGGTGTGCATCGCTCGTCCTTCTTGTGTCTGAAATCGTTTCGGCAATTCGGGCAATGAGCGCGCGGGCGACTTCGCCCTTGGGCATTTCCGGCAGGCTCAGCACGCCTTCGCCGGACACGATATGCACGGTATTGGCATCGCCGCCCATGACATCGCCCGAGACATCGTTGGCGACGATCCAGTCGGCGCCCTTGCGCGCCCGCTTGGCGGCGGCATGGGAGAGCACATCGTTGGTCTCTGCCGCGAAGCCCACCACCAGCGCGGGACGGCGCGGCGAGGCACAGAGCGTGGCGAGGATATCCGGGTTCTCGGCCAGCACCAGCGGCGGCGGCACACGATTCGCGGCCTCCCCCTGCTTCTTGATCTTCTGGCCGGAAACTTCCGCCGTGCGCCAGTCGGCCACGGCGGCGACCATCACCGCGATGTCGGCAGGCAGCGCCGCCTCGACCGCTGCGAGCATCTCGCGCGCGCTTTCCACGTCCACACGGGTCACGCCCGGCGGGGTCGACAGCGTGACGGGGCCTGCGACCAGCGTCACGTGCGCGCCCGCCTGCGCAGCGGCAGCGGCGATGGCGAAGCCCTGTTTGCCCGACGAGCGGTTGGCGATGTAGCGCACCGGGTCGATCGGCTCATGCGTCGGCCCGGCGGTCACGAGCACATGGCGTCCGCTGAGCGGCCCGTCGGCAGGCGGAATGAACAAGTCGATCGCGCCGGGATCGCTCGATGCCGCGCCGCGCGCCTCGCCCTTGGCCGCCAGCAGCGAATCGCGGCCCACCGGTGCAGGTTGTGCCACAACGCGACCGACGTGCGCTGAGGTGAGGCCTCCCAGACCGCTCCCCGCCTGCACCTCCTCACCACCCGGCACCGGTGCGATGTCCACCGGGCCAAGGCCCAGACTCCAGGCGATGCGCTGCCAGATCTTGTCGGGATCGGGCAGACGACCGGGACCATATTCGCCGCAGGCCATCGTGCCCTCGTCAGGCTCCATCACGTCGACGCCCGCGCTGCGCAGCACCTGCACGTTGCGGGTCGTCGCCGCGTGCTGCCACATGCGCACGTTCATCGCAGGGACCGCCAGCACCGGCTTGTCGGTGGCGAGCAGCAGCGTGGTCGCCAGATCGTCGGCAATGCCGTGCGCCATCTTGGCCATCATATCCGCCGTCGCTGGGCACACCACCACCAGATCGGCCTCGCGGCTGAGCTGGATATGCCCCATCTCGACCTCGTTCTTGAGGTCGAACAGCGTGGTATAGACCGGTCTTTCGGAAAGCGCGCCAAGGCTGAGCGGTGTGACGAACTGCGTCCCCGCCTCGGTGACGACACAGGTGACGGAGCCGCCTTCCTTGCGAATGGCACGCACCAGTTCGCAGGCCTTGTAGGCCGCAATACCGCCGCCGACGACGAGGAGAATCCGGGACCGCTCATGGCTTTGGCTTGTGCCTCAGGCGCGAAGGGAGAGCAATGGCCGCCGGGTGCGCGCACCCGGCGGCACCGTCAGCCCCAGTGCATCCACGCCAGCACGCCCCAGGTCGCGAGGCCACCGGCGATCACCGAGGCGGCGTAGGCGGGCCAGCGCGTGCCCTCGCGGCGACGGGCCATCATGCGGTCCCAGACCAGTTCGACCTCGGGCAGCGGCGCCTGTTCGGGCGCGCCGCCCTTGGGCGGGAACTTCTCTTCGATGCGGCGCACCAGATCGGGCAGGCGCATCAGCAGGTTCAGGTCTTCGCGCAGGCGGTCGGCAATCTTCGCCTCGGGGCCGAGTTCGTCACGCAGCCATTCCTTCACGAAGGGGCTGGCAACGTCCCACATGTTGATCTGCGGATCGAGCGCGGTGGCGAGGCCTTCGACCATCACCATCGTCTTTTGCAGCAGCAGCAGATGCGGCTGGACCTGCATGTCGAAATCGCGGGTGATCGCGAAAAGGCCGTCGAGCATCGCGCCGACCGACAGTTCGGACACCGGCTT of the Novosphingobium sp. 9 genome contains:
- a CDS encoding bifunctional phosphopantothenoylcysteine decarboxylase/phosphopantothenate synthase, with amino-acid sequence MRAIRKEGGSVTCVVTEAGTQFVTPLSLGALSERPVYTTLFDLKNEVEMGHIQLSREADLVVVCPATADMMAKMAHGIADDLATTLLLATDKPVLAVPAMNVRMWQHAATTRNVQVLRSAGVDVMEPDEGTMACGEYGPGRLPDPDKIWQRIAWSLGLGPVDIAPVPGGEEVQAGSGLGGLTSAHVGRVVAQPAPVGRDSLLAAKGEARGAASSDPGAIDLFIPPADGPLSGRHVLVTAGPTHEPIDPVRYIANRSSGKQGFAIAAAAAQAGAHVTLVAGPVTLSTPPGVTRVDVESAREMLAAVEAALPADIAVMVAAVADWRTAEVSGQKIKKQGEAANRVPPPLVLAENPDILATLCASPRRPALVVGFAAETNDVLSHAAAKRARKGADWIVANDVSGDVMGGDANTVHIVSGEGVLSLPEMPKGEVARALIARIAETISDTRRTSDAHP
- a CDS encoding DUF4136 domain-containing protein, with the protein product MKSDTNSPLARLRLFAAAMLFMAVAACAAPFHADVSRFRTQLPTPEGQTFAVVADDPKLVGGLEFAQYAGVVTDHLTKLGYAPVQDPAKATMIVRFSYGVDDGRERVQSSPSPYFGPWYGYRGGWGRFGGWGGGWGGPWRFGMYDPWFDGGVQSYTIYTSKISLKIDRAVDGQRLFEGHAEALSTSNRLQYLVPNLVDAMFTGFPGNSGETVRITVAPEKK
- the dut gene encoding dUTP diphosphatase encodes the protein MRVKVLEHGQGLALPVYATSGAAGMDVVSAEDVTLAPGARHAVATGLAFAIPHGFEIQVRPRSGLALKHGISVPNAPGTIDSDYRGELKVILINHGAEPFAIVRGDRVAQLVLAPVSRASWMEVEELDATDRGEGGFGSTGGVVALGN
- a CDS encoding MOSC domain-containing protein, which codes for MTSPVALISLATGKVRPFRNADEPSAIAKVPVTGAVRVTFLGLEGDEQADLSVHGGHDKAIHHYPHDHYAFWREAIGDHGHLAMPGAFGENVSTTGLTEGEVCIGDRWRLGSALVEVSQGRQPCWKLDHRFDGARVNAAMIRTRRPGWYYRVIEEGEAVAGEPMTLVARPCPDWSVARVFGLLIAGDHKTDRAGLEALGAVSMLAEPWKRRRVKLLG